The Equus caballus isolate H_3958 breed thoroughbred chromosome 12, TB-T2T, whole genome shotgun sequence genome contains a region encoding:
- the LOC138916890 gene encoding olfactory receptor 5AN1-like, whose product MTQGGNITAITHFLLLGFSDFPRIRAVLFIVFLLVYIMTLIWDLCLIILIRMDFHLHTPMYFFLHNLSFIDICYVTSTVPKMLSNFFQEQQTITLVGCAVQYFIFSTMGLSESCLMTAMAYDRYAAICNPLLYSSIMSPTLCVQMVLGSYMAGFSGSISQLCAMLQLQFCGPNVINHFFCDMPQLLVLSCTDTFFVQLMTAVLIVIFGIINVSIIMISYGCIVISIMKITSAKGRSKAFNTCASHLTAVTLFYSSSIFVYLSSSSGGSSSFDRFASVFYTVVIPMLNPLIYSLRNKEIKDALKRLQKKRKYC is encoded by the coding sequence ATGACTCAAGGAGGAAATATTACAGCTAtcacccatttcctcctcttgggATTCTCAGATTTCCCCAGAATCAGAGCAGTGCTCTTCATTGTATTCCTGTTGGTGTACATTATGACTCTGATTTGGGACCTGTGTCTCATCATCTTAATAAGGATGGATTtccatctccacacacccatgtacttcttcctccatAATCTGTCCTTCATTGATATCTGCTACGTGACCTCCACAGTCCCCAAGATGCTCTCCAACTTTTTCCAGGAGCAGCAAACCATCACCCTTGTGGGTTGTGCTGTTCAATACTTCATCTTTTCAACCATGGGACtgagtgagtcttgtctcatgacagccatGGCTTATGATCGATATGCTGCCATTTGTAACCCActtctctattcatccatcatgtCACCCACTCTGTGTGTTCAAATGGTGCTTGGGTCCTATATGGCAGGATTCTCTGGTTCTATATCCCAATTGTGTGCCATGCTTCAGCTCCAATTCTGTGGGCCTAATGTCatcaaccacttcttctgtgacatgccACAACTGTTAGTCCTGTCCTGCACTGACACTTTCTTTGTACAACTCATGACTGCGGTATTAATAGTGATCTTTGGGATAATAAATGTCTCAATTATCATGATATCTTATGGCTGTATTGTCATCTCCATTATGAAGATCACTTCAGCTAAAGGCAGGTCCAAGGCTTTCAAcacctgtgcttctcacctgACAGCAGTGACCCTCTTCTATTCCTCAAGTATCTTTGTCTACTTGAGTTCCAGCTCTGGCGGTTCCTCCAGCTTTGACAGATTTGCATCAGTCTTCTACACTGTGGTGATTCCCATGTTGAATCCCTTGAtttatagtctgaggaacaaagaaatcaaagacgccTTGAAGAGGttgcaaaagaagagaaagtattgctga